From a single bacterium genomic region:
- the ruvB gene encoding Holliday junction branch migration DNA helicase RuvB has product MRRQSKITSPKALETEIQFENKVRPQNLEEFVGQEKIKYKLKVYIDAAKGRNEPLDHIIFYGPPGLGKTTLAYIVAREIGVPIKTTSGPMLERPADLIGILTSIKRGEVLFIDEIHRLSRTVEEFLYSAMEDFFIDIVLDKGPHARTVRLNLEHFTLIGSTTRAGLISAPLRSRFGIIERLNYYTEDDLTKIVMRTARIIGAEIEIDAAREIAHRARGTPRIANRILRRIRDFAQVDGFQRITKESVEKGLSLLEIDREGLDEMDKRILLAIIEKFGGGPVGLKTLSMAVDEDMGTIEEINEPFLIQKGFIQITQRGRMATRKAYDYFSIPYPELNLWRNR; this is encoded by the coding sequence ATGAGAAGACAATCGAAAATAACCTCGCCTAAAGCCCTTGAAACCGAAATTCAATTCGAAAACAAGGTTCGACCCCAAAATCTTGAGGAATTCGTCGGACAGGAGAAAATTAAGTATAAATTGAAAGTATACATAGACGCTGCGAAGGGCAGGAATGAACCTCTTGATCACATAATTTTCTATGGTCCACCAGGATTGGGGAAAACTACCCTTGCGTATATCGTTGCAAGGGAAATAGGAGTTCCCATAAAAACTACATCAGGCCCGATGCTTGAAAGACCCGCCGACCTTATAGGGATACTTACATCGATAAAACGAGGCGAGGTTCTATTCATAGATGAGATACACAGGTTATCACGAACTGTCGAGGAGTTTCTATATTCTGCCATGGAGGATTTTTTCATCGATATAGTGCTCGACAAAGGTCCCCATGCTCGGACAGTGCGTCTTAATCTCGAACACTTCACGCTTATAGGTTCAACAACTCGAGCAGGACTTATATCTGCGCCTTTACGCTCAAGGTTCGGCATAATAGAACGTCTTAATTACTACACTGAGGATGACCTCACAAAAATAGTAATGCGCACCGCAAGGATTATTGGAGCTGAGATAGAAATAGATGCTGCAAGAGAAATAGCACATAGAGCCCGTGGCACGCCGAGAATAGCCAATAGGATTCTAAGAAGGATACGAGATTTCGCTCAGGTGGACGGATTTCAGCGCATAACGAAGGAATCAGTAGAGAAAGGATTGAGCCTTTTGGAGATAGATCGTGAGGGACTGGATGAGATGGACAAAAGGATACTCCTTGCGATAATAGAGAAATTTGGTGGTGGACCTGTGGGACTAAAAACCCTTTCCATGGCTGTCGACGAGGACATGGGAACGATAGAGGAGATTAACGAACCTTTCCTTATTCAGAAAGGTTTTATCCAGATAACTCAAAGGGGTAGGATGGCAACCAGAAAAGCGTACGATTACTTTTCTATACCCTACCCAGAATTGAATCTTTGGAGGAACAGGTAA